TTTTCAAGCTACCAACTGACTTTGTATGAATATTTTTTAACAGATAAAGTGGGTCATGCAATGGATTGGGAGAAAGCTGAAAAAGTGATTTTTAATTTAGAGTCATTTTTTAAAGGACTTTTAACGAATCTAAACCCAGACGAAGATCTGTTAATTGTTTCCAGTGATCATGGGAACATGGAAGACTTAAGCCAAAAAAATCATACAGAAAACCCAGCGGCCACCATCCTGTATGGAAAGGATGCTGACCGCTTCGCAGAAAATATACATTCGTTAGCTGATATTGTTCCGGAAATTTATAAAACTTTCGGATTAGAGGAAGCTCTTTTCAATACACATACGAATGAGTTTCTAATGGAAACCAACTAAAATTCTAAATCATTTCCCGAATCAGGTTTCCCTGAATAAGAATTCGGTTTATTTGAATTAGAATCTGACGATACATCAGAATCTTCTAAATCATTGTGGTCAGTAAACTGATCTAGTGATTCTTTTTTCCATGCAATCGCCTTGTCGGTAATCTGGTTTTTAGGGTATTTGTCTACAATGGTTTGGAAAATACCGGCTGCTTTTTCAAACTTACCTTGTCTGAAGTAAATTGTTCCCTTTTTATAAAGTGAAGCTTGGTCTAAAGAATAATCACTATTATTCAATACCTTATTGATATATGTAAGTGATTCAGTTTGTTTTCCTATTGCATCATAAGCTAGTGCAATATAATACAAAGCTTCTTCTTCTTTTTTAGGAGAAGGATTCACCGTTAAAGATTTTTGAAACAATTCAATTGATTTCGCATATTGTTTTTTAGTATAATTGTCTTTTGCTTCTTTGAATACTGAGTCTTTATACTCACCCACTACTTTTTCATCCGCGCCAGCAAGTCCATCTTGGGTTTCGATGTATTCATCAAATACATCAAATGATGCCCAATCTTTTCCTAATTTGCGTAAAGTACGCCCCCAACCAATTCTTGATTCCGTATGGTTAGGATCTTCTTGCAAAGATAAAACATAATTTTTACGAGCGGTTTCATACTGCCCAATTTTGTAATAATGGTCAGCAAGTGCCATGAAGGTTTTGGAGCGAAGTTTATTGTCGGAACTAGATTGTAAAACCGATTCCAGATGCGCCTTCCCTTCTGGTTCATTTCCTATCTTTAAAAGCAAATTTCCCAAAGAATAACTCAGTTTATCTCGATCTTCTTGTTTCCAGTTTGAATTTTTTTTGAGATCTTTATAGATGTCCAATGCTGGATAAAAATCTGAATTTTTTTCCAAAGCTCTTGCTTGGTTGTATTTAATTTGAAATTCATATTTTTCCAAACCTTGTTTACCAGCTAATTCAGAAAAGATAACAATCGCCTTCTCTTTGCTATGTGGATTTGTTTGTTTTAGATACTCTTCACCTTCTGCAATTTTTTCTAATACCAATTGAGACTGGTCTTCTTTTGCAGAAATATTGGTTTGGTAATAGGCAGTGGAGAGTCCAGCTACAATAAATAACAAACCTGCTAAGGATACGATCACTCGACTCATAAATTACCTCTACCCACTTGATTTAGGGTTTGATTCGTCCAAAATTCAACTCTTGATGGAGAATAGGATTTGGTTTCCTTTTTCAAAAAACACTTTAAAGCTTTTTTGGTATCACCGGTTTTTAAAGCGCTAACACCTAAGAAAAACATTGCTTTTCCCCTTAAGTAAGAACTAGTTTCATATTTTAAATATTCTTCTAAACGATAAACGGCTGTTTCAAATTTCTTTTGGATCACCGTTTCTTTGATGATCCGATTCAACTCTGTTTGCCCTAAATCGTATGTAACTGTTGCTTGTGTTTCTTGTTTAAAATCATTTACAGGCTCAATGTTTTCTTTAGGAGGAGCCAACTCAGTTGGAGTTACAGCATGTTCATTTTTATAAATTTCAGATTTTTCGGGTTCTTTTTTAGGTTTTGATTCAGCTACAATATCTGGTTCTTCTTTCGGAAGGTTATCCTTAGAAAAATCATATTTAAAATAGGATACGTTTTCTTTTAGATTATAATCTTCTGGAACGGAACTTGATTTTGCGGTCACACCAAAATACAATTCATCAATTTCTTTTAACTCTTTGATGAAAAAATTAGTTTTAGGATGAACAACTGTTGCAACCTTAACAACTGTTCCTTGGTTAAAGGATGATGCACCTTGGTTTAAGGGACGAATGGAAGCATACAAAGTATAAATTGTTGTTTCATCGGCAGCTTCTGGACTTAGCCAACTGATCACTGCTCCTTTGCCAACACGTTCATACCCTAATCCTCGCACATGTAGAGCTCCCGTTAAGTTTGGTGTCACTTCATTAGAAGCAACTTCAGGGTTTTCCTTTTTGGGAGTCTCTTCAACGATTACTTCTGCATTTGCTTTATCTGATTGTTTGATATAAAAAACACGTAGTGTCGATTTTTTATCTTCTAGAGGAAGAGTTTCTTCACTCCCCACCTGTTTCACAGAAACACCATAATACAAGGTTTGGGATTTACTTAAGTCTTGGTCCAAAAAGGAAGTTGTCGGATGTGTGAGCTCTGTGAGTTTCTCTGCTTTTTGCATGAGTGGAAGACTTGTAAGTGGTGAGTTGGAACGATAAACAGTGTAAATTGTTCTTCCCGCTGTGGCACCCTGTGGTGGATTCCAATTCAATCGGATGAATCGTTTTTCGATATTGGCTGTGATTCCAGATACACCACCCACCATTGACTGGATATTGGTATCTTGTGGGAACGCTGGGAAATCTGG
This genomic interval from Leptospira limi contains the following:
- a CDS encoding tetratricopeptide repeat protein, coding for MSRVIVSLAGLLFIVAGLSTAYYQTNISAKEDQSQLVLEKIAEGEEYLKQTNPHSKEKAIVIFSELAGKQGLEKYEFQIKYNQARALEKNSDFYPALDIYKDLKKNSNWKQEDRDKLSYSLGNLLLKIGNEPEGKAHLESVLQSSSDNKLRSKTFMALADHYYKIGQYETARKNYVLSLQEDPNHTESRIGWGRTLRKLGKDWASFDVFDEYIETQDGLAGADEKVVGEYKDSVFKEAKDNYTKKQYAKSIELFQKSLTVNPSPKKEEEALYYIALAYDAIGKQTESLTYINKVLNNSDYSLDQASLYKKGTIYFRQGKFEKAAGIFQTIVDKYPKNQITDKAIAWKKESLDQFTDHNDLEDSDVSSDSNSNKPNSYSGKPDSGNDLEF
- a CDS encoding tetratricopeptide repeat protein; this translates as MKFSIHLWTVVLLLSQFPVWADSGFEESRYPSIAKAIHASLLPDKKSIRIDWDSPKQEGEIIVARSNVMIDSPDKLYIADSLGRYKASGPNATRLYFDYNLKPGTYYYAIVMVSDVRKREVKLFANQNYTIIPVTIAEENGTPVVGQNPDFPAFPQDTNIQSMVGGVSGITANIEKRFIRLNWNPPQGATAGRTIYTVYRSNSPLTSLPLMQKAEKLTELTHPTTSFLDQDLSKSQTLYYGVSVKQVGSEETLPLEDKKSTLRVFYIKQSDKANAEVIVEETPKKENPEVASNEVTPNLTGALHVRGLGYERVGKGAVISWLSPEAADETTIYTLYASIRPLNQGASSFNQGTVVKVATVVHPKTNFFIKELKEIDELYFGVTAKSSSVPEDYNLKENVSYFKYDFSKDNLPKEEPDIVAESKPKKEPEKSEIYKNEHAVTPTELAPPKENIEPVNDFKQETQATVTYDLGQTELNRIIKETVIQKKFETAVYRLEEYLKYETSSYLRGKAMFFLGVSALKTGDTKKALKCFLKKETKSYSPSRVEFWTNQTLNQVGRGNL